The sequence below is a genomic window from Luteimonas sp. MC1825.
CTCCATCGGTGCCGCCCCGCGCGCGGCGCGCATGCGGTTGAGGGTGGCGGCCATGTCCGGGGCGCTGTCGAGCAGGGTGCCGTCGAGATCGAACAGCACGCAGCGCGGGAAGCGGCCGCCCTGCCCGGCCGGCGACGCAGCTCCGCTCACGCCGCGTCCGGCCTGCGCGCGCAGGCGAGGTAGTTGACGTCGGTGCGCGACGACAGCCGCGCCGCGTTGCGCCCGGGCTCGTAGACCATGCCGCTGACGTCCTCCAGCTCCAGCCCCACACCGCGCAACCATGCCGCGAGCTCGGAAGGCTTGATGAAGTCGCGGTACTGGTGGGTGCCGCGCGGCAGCAGCCGCGCGATGTACTCGGCGCCGACGATCGCCAGCGCGAACGCCGCCGGTGTGCGGTTGAGCGTGGACACGAACAGCCGGCCGCCCGGCTTCAGCAGGCGCGCGCAGGCGCCGAGGATGGCGCCCGGGTCGGGCACGTGCTCGAGCATTTCCATGCAGGTCACGGTATCGAACGCGCCCGGCATTTCGTCGGCCAGCGCTTCCACCGACTGCAGCCGGTAGTCGACCTTGAGGCCGGACTCCAGCCCGTGCAGGCGTGCGACCTTGACCAGCTCGTCGGCGAGGTCGATCGCGGTGACCTCGGCGCCGGTGCGCGCCATGGCCTCGCTCAGCAGCCCGCCGCCGCAGCCCACATCCAGCACGCGGCGGCCGGGCAACGGTGCACGCGCCTGCACATACGCCAGGCGCACGGGATTGAGTGCGTGCAGCGGCTTCTGCGGGCCGTCGGGATCCCACCAGCGGGTGGCGAGCGCGGCAAACTTGTCGAGCTCGGACTGGCGAAAGTTGGGGCGTGCGTCGGATGAGGGCTGCATGGTCATGGCTGCCTGCGGTCGATGCCGGCAATGCGCTCGCGCCATTGCCGTGCGTTGGCGGTGATGGCGGCCACGTCCATGTCGACCAGCTGGCGGGCGCGCAGTCGCGCGCGACCGGCGATCCAGACGTCGCTCACCTGGTGGCGGCCGGCGGCGTAGACCAGCTGCGAGACCACGTGGTGCAGCGGCTGGGTCTCGAGGTCGGAGAGTTCGATGCAGGCGAGGTCGGCCTGCTTGCCGGGCTCGATCGAGCCGACCAGGTGGTCGAGGCCCATCGCCTTCGCGCCACCGAGCGTCGCCGCGCGCAGCGCGGTGAACGCGTCGAATGCCTCGGCGTCCTGCGCCACCGCCTTGGCCAGCAGCGCCGCGGTGCGCGTTTCCGAGACCATGTCGAGGTCGTTGTTGCTGGCGCAGCCGTCCGTGCCGATGGCGAGGTTCACGCCAGCGCGCTCCAGCGCGCAGGCGGGGCAGAACCCGGAGGCGAGCTTGAGGTTGGACTCGGGGCAATGCACCACGCTCACGCCGCGCGCGGCGCACAGATGGATCTCGGCATCGGTCAGCTGGGTCATGTGCACCGCGATCAGACGGTCGTTGACCAGACCCAGGCGGTCGAGCCGCGCCAGCGGACGCTGGCCGTGCTCGCGCAGCGACTGCTCGACCTCCTGCGCGGTCTCGTGCAGGTGCAGGTGCACCGGCACGTCGAGCTGGTCGGCCAGCATGCGTACGCGCTCGAAGTTGGCGTCGCTGACGGTGTACGGCGCGTGCGGCGCGAACGCCATCGACACCAGCGGATCGTCGCGCCACTGGTCGTGGACTTCACCGGCCTTGTCGAAGTACTCGTCGTCGCTCTTGGCCCAGGCGGTGGGGAAGTCGATGACCGGCAGGCCGACCCGGGCGCGGAAGCCGTGGCGCTTGTACACCGCGGCCTGCACGTCGGGGAAGAAGTAGTTCTCGTTGGCGCAGGTGGTGCCGCCGCGCAGCATCTCCGCGATGGCGAGCGTGATGCCGTCGGCGACGAAGTCCGGTGCCATCACCGCGGCCTCGATCGGCCAGATGTGCTGCTGCAGCCACACCTTGAGCGGCAGGTCGTCGGCGATCCCGCGCAACAGGGTCATCGGATTGTGGGTGTGGGCATTGACGAAGCCCGGCACCACCACCGCGCCGGGGCGCGCCACGGTTTCGGCCGCGCGGAAACGCAGGCGCGCCTCCGCGACCGGCAGCACCGCGACGATCACGCCGTCGCGGACTGCCACTGCATGGTCCTCCAGCACCACCGCGTGCGGCTCGACCGGCACCACGAAGCCGGCCTCGAGCAGCAGGTCGCAGGCCTCGGGCGTGTCCGCTGCGGTCATCACTTGACCCGGCTGACGTACTCGCCGGAGCGGGTGTCGACCTTGATGACCTCTTCCTGGCTGACGAACAGCGGCACGCGCACCACCGCGCCGGTTTCCAGCGTGGCCGGCTTGCCGCCGCCGCCGGAGGTGTCGCCGCGCACGCCGGGATCGGTCTCGGCGATCTTGAGCTCGACGAAGTTCGGCGGCGTGACCTGGATCGGCGTGCCGTTCCACAGGGTCACCACGCAATCCTCCTCGCCCTTCAGCCACTTCTCGGCGCCGCCCATGCCGGCCTTGTCGGCCTGCACCTGCTCGAAGTTTTCCGGATCCATGAAGTGCCAGTACTCGCCGTCGGCATACAGGTAGCGCATGTCGGTATCGACCACGTCGGCGGCTTCCATGGAGTCGGTCGCCTTCATGGTGACTTCCTGCACGCGGCCCGACTTGATCAGGCGGTACTTCACGCGGGTGAACGCCTGGCCCTTGCCCGGCTTGACGTACTCGGTGTCGGTGATGACGGCCGGATCATTGTTGACCAGGATCTTCATCCCGTTCTTGACGTCGTTCATGCCATAGCTGGCCATGCGTGCTCCTGCAGGGGTTCGGCGGGGGTGGGCCGCGCGAGCGGCTAGAATGTCGCGAAATGATACTCGCAGCCCCCCTTCCCATGCAGCCACGCGGTTGGCAGCAGGCCTGGCGCGACTCGGTGCGCGACCCGCGCGAGCTGCTTGCCCTGCTCGGCCTGGAGGCCGAAGCCGGGGCTGTCCCGGAGGCCGCGCTGGCTGCATTCGCGCTGCGGGTGCCGCGCGCGTTCATCGGCCGCATGCGCCATGGCGACCGCCACGACCCGCTGCTGCGCCAGGTCCTGCCGCTGGACGACGAGCTGCGCACGGTGCCCGGGTTCGGGCTGGACGCGGTCGGCGACGGCGCCGCCCGTGTCGCCCGGGGGGTGATCCACAAGTACGAGGGGCGCGCGCTGCTCGTGGCCACCGGTAGCTGCGCGATCAACTGCCGCTACTGTTTCCGCCGCCACTTCCCCTATGCCGAAGAGACCGCGGCAAGTGGCGGCTGGGCCGCCGCCGTCGATGCGATTGCCGCCGACCCGTCGGTGAGCGAGGTGATCCTGTCCGGCGGCGACCCGCTGGCACTCGCCACCCACAAGCTGGCTGAAGTCACCGACCGCCTGCGCGCCGTGCCCCACGTGCGCCGCCTGCGCATCCACACCCGGCTGCCCGTGGTGCTGCCGGAGCGCGTGGATGACGCCCTGCTGGCGTGGCTGTCCGCCCTGCCCTGGCCGGTGGCCGTGGTGGTGCACGCCAACCACGGCAACGAATTCGACGCCAACGTGGACGCCGCCATGGCCGCGCTGCGCGGCGCCGGGGCCACCCTGCTCAACCAGGCGGTGCTGCTGGCGGGGGTGAACGATTCGGTGGACGCGCTGGCCACCCTGTGCGAGCGCGGCTTCGATGCCGGCGTGTTGCCCTACTACCTGCACCAGCTCGACCGCGTCGCCGGCACCGCACATTTCGAGGTCGATGACGCGCGCGCCCGCGCACTGCATGCGGCGCTGGTGGCGCGCCTGCCCGGCTATCTTGTCCCCCGGCTGGTGCGCGAAGTCGCCGGCGATGCTTCGAAACGCGCGCTTTGATGCGCACTGTCGTGGACGCCAGGCGTCGGCGCATGGCATAACGCCGCTACCACGGAGACCCACATGTCCAAGAGCCAGGATGCCGCCCTGCGGTTGATGATCGTCGACGACAGCGTCGAAGCGGCCGAAGCCATCGTCAGCACGCTGCGCAATGCCGGCATCGCGGTGCGCCCGCTGCGGCCCGCATCGGCGGAGGAGTCCGCGACGACCATCGCCGGGCAGCCGATCGACGTGGTGGTCGCCGAACAGGCGTCGGTGACCGTGCCGCTCGCGACACTGATGCAGCAGGTGCTGGCGAGCGGCAAGGACCTTCCTGTGGTGGTGGTGGCCGGTGCCATCGAGGAGGCCGGCTATGTCGAGGCGCTGTCCGCCGGGGTGCGCGCGGTCACCCTGCGCGAGCGGCCGCAACTGCTGCTGGCCGCGGTGCGCGACGCCTGGGCCGATGTCGAGGCCCGGCGCGCGCTGCGCCGGCTCGAAGGCCGCCTTCGCGAAACCGAGCGCCGCTGCGATGCGCTGATCGACTCCTCGCGCGAGCCGATCGCCTACATCCACGAAGGCATGCACATCCGCGCCAACCAGGC
It includes:
- the efp gene encoding elongation factor P; protein product: MASYGMNDVKNGMKILVNNDPAVITDTEYVKPGKGQAFTRVKYRLIKSGRVQEVTMKATDSMEAADVVDTDMRYLYADGEYWHFMDPENFEQVQADKAGMGGAEKWLKGEEDCVVTLWNGTPIQVTPPNFVELKIAETDPGVRGDTSGGGGKPATLETGAVVRVPLFVSQEEVIKVDTRSGEYVSRVK
- a CDS encoding TRZ/ATZ family hydrolase — its product is MTAADTPEACDLLLEAGFVVPVEPHAVVLEDHAVAVRDGVIVAVLPVAEARLRFRAAETVARPGAVVVPGFVNAHTHNPMTLLRGIADDLPLKVWLQQHIWPIEAAVMAPDFVADGITLAIAEMLRGGTTCANENYFFPDVQAAVYKRHGFRARVGLPVIDFPTAWAKSDDEYFDKAGEVHDQWRDDPLVSMAFAPHAPYTVSDANFERVRMLADQLDVPVHLHLHETAQEVEQSLREHGQRPLARLDRLGLVNDRLIAVHMTQLTDAEIHLCAARGVSVVHCPESNLKLASGFCPACALERAGVNLAIGTDGCASNNDLDMVSETRTAALLAKAVAQDAEAFDAFTALRAATLGGAKAMGLDHLVGSIEPGKQADLACIELSDLETQPLHHVVSQLVYAAGRHQVSDVWIAGRARLRARQLVDMDVAAITANARQWRERIAGIDRRQP
- the epmB gene encoding EF-P beta-lysylation protein EpmB, coding for MILAAPLPMQPRGWQQAWRDSVRDPRELLALLGLEAEAGAVPEAALAAFALRVPRAFIGRMRHGDRHDPLLRQVLPLDDELRTVPGFGLDAVGDGAARVARGVIHKYEGRALLVATGSCAINCRYCFRRHFPYAEETAASGGWAAAVDAIAADPSVSEVILSGGDPLALATHKLAEVTDRLRAVPHVRRLRIHTRLPVVLPERVDDALLAWLSALPWPVAVVVHANHGNEFDANVDAAMAALRGAGATLLNQAVLLAGVNDSVDALATLCERGFDAGVLPYYLHQLDRVAGTAHFEVDDARARALHAALVARLPGYLVPRLVREVAGDASKRAL
- the ubiG gene encoding bifunctional 2-polyprenyl-6-hydroxyphenol methylase/3-demethylubiquinol 3-O-methyltransferase UbiG is translated as MQPSSDARPNFRQSELDKFAALATRWWDPDGPQKPLHALNPVRLAYVQARAPLPGRRVLDVGCGGGLLSEAMARTGAEVTAIDLADELVKVARLHGLESGLKVDYRLQSVEALADEMPGAFDTVTCMEMLEHVPDPGAILGACARLLKPGGRLFVSTLNRTPAAFALAIVGAEYIARLLPRGTHQYRDFIKPSELAAWLRGVGLELEDVSGMVYEPGRNAARLSSRTDVNYLACARRPDAA